The sequence below is a genomic window from Cucumis melo cultivar AY chromosome 5, USDA_Cmelo_AY_1.0, whole genome shotgun sequence.
CAACCTTTCCTCAACAACTTCTCAACTTTCAGAGATGAAATCAAACTCGTAGGGATAATTTTTCTCTCACCCCTAAAAACAACTTCAGTCGAACCTGGTTTCCTAAAATTCACCTCTTTCCTATGGCAATTCATCGAAGCATAGTGAGTGAATAAGAAGTCCATTCCCAGAATTACATCCAATGCCTGCAACTCTAGGGGAAGAAGATCCACCAACATGCATAGACCTTCCACTATAACCTCACAATCACGCAACTTTTCACTGACTAATAAAATGTCACCAATTGGTGTGCATATGACTAActcctcagataaaggctctagcatcctattcagctTGGTTAAAAacatactagaaacaaaggaatgcgtagcgCCAGAATCTAATAAAACACGTGCAGGTACATCACAAATCAAAATCGCACCAGTGATCACATCTGGTGCGTCCTCTGCTTCCTGTTGAGTCATGGCGTAGACTTTTCCCTGCTGCCTAGGTCTCCCCACAACTCCCTTTTATCTTGTACCACTAGTTCCCTTTCCTGTGGCTGTTGAGATTCTCGGCTGCTCAACTGTGTGGGACTCAACTCCCTGGTCCCTCCGAACTGCTACTCTCAGCTGTGGACAATCCCTCTTGAAATGTCCTATTTGTCCACACTGGTAACACACACCGGTGCCAATAAGACACTGACCCCGATGACTCTTGCCACAACTTACACATGGGGTTCTCTTGGATTCACTAGCAACAGACTCCTGACCCGTCCGCGATCTTGCTACTGAGTTCGCAGACTGACTGAAAACTCTCTGACTCTGCCTCTGATAAGCACTACCTGAACTCATCTGCCTCAATGGTTTGCCACCCGATCGACGCTTGAAGTCTTGACAACCTGAAACATTCACTCCAGGTGTGAACCTCTGTTGCTCTCGACCTCGAATACCACTAGTTGTTGAAACTCCTCGACTAAGCTCCATTGCCAACTTTTCCTCTACaatactctgctccacacgtAAAGCAGTCTCTACTAGCTGGGAAAAATTTGTCCACTTGGCAATAGCGGTCACTGAGGTACGTATCTCAAAACGTAGCCCTCTCTCAAACCTGCgacacctgtcactctcagatgCCACAATCATTTCAGCATACCGCGAAAGCTCGATATACTTCCTCTCGTACTCGGCCACCGAAAGTGACCTTTGTTTCAGCTTCAGAAACTCATCTCTCTTTGCCTCACAATATGTGGTGGGATAATACTTTTCCTCAAATATGCCTCTGAACGTCTGCCAATCTAACGTACGTGCATCATTGCGCCTGGCTATAATGGATTTCCACCATCCCTCGGCCTCTTTCTGTAACAGAAATGTGGCTAATCTAACTTTTCGCTCCTgagtacaactcattacgtcgAAGCATTTCTCCAGCATATTTAACCAGACCTCGGTGTCAGTTGGATCCGTGGAGCCCTCAAACACTGTGGCTCCTAATTTCTTCAACCGTTCAATCTCATACATCTTTTCCAGATCACTAGGCCTGCTTTCTCTAGCCTACCGATCTCCTGTGCAGATCTAGCAAATCACTCACTCCCTGCCTCATTCTGACCTCTCAGGGTACTAGATCCCCTTTCAGATTGACCTTGGGTAGGATCCTGCGTCCCATCCTGATTCTGCCTGCGTCGTCTGctagtacgtggtggcatgactcctataatatacCAACACATTAGACATGCTATAGATACTTAACTCAGTTATTTGATACTAAACTTGTAACCACATTCTAGTCCTGACTAGACTCCCTTTCAATAATACTCGGACCTTACTTCGCTAGTTCTACCTGAACTGACCCAACGTCTAACTATTTActtccttaattttttttaacactAACTAACATGTCTCTTTTCCCATGGAGCTAACTGCTGTGATACCAAGTTATGTGACAgtggtgatctcgagggacaaccatgtgggtacgactttAAAAGATAAACTTAACAAAATACCCTattcatagcatgtagcatatcataacatcataagcatgacatgactattaatcataacattctagatcatgagattaatatttcatgcattaacattaGTCATCATCATATGTCATCgatacattatgcattttagttacattaatgcataataggaaaatcacatgcaaactTTTAACTTCATTACGAGGGTTTAGTAGaggaatctcttacctagagattagtTTAACCAAATTATTTCTAACAACAATAATTAGCTTCCCAAGAATAAATCCTAAACGATAAGggaaaaataactaaaataataaatttaatggttgcttaaagacccaaaaatctatttaattcaacttacccaaaattGAGGTCGAATTTAATTTATCCTTGGTTGGAAAACTTTCACAGCTCAAAACCTCCAATTAAATCTAACCAATCcttccaaaaaaataaataactcaatttaatccaaaatttaattatttagagTCCAAAATTAATATCTCATGGGTATTATCTAAAACTCATTAAATActtaccaaaacttaccaaaaataggtagaaaagaaaaaaaattaggtgGACGGCTTGGCTAAAGGGTAAAATCGGCTCGTAGCTTGGGTTGAAGGCAGAAAGCAGCTCAGAATGGGCTTGGATCGACTGGCAGCTTGCGGCTTGGAAGGGCTTCGACTCACTTGCACACACCCAACTCGGACGAACGACGGCTCTTCAGATGGCGACCGGATGGACAAGACGCACAGATCAACGACGGATGAAGGCTCATCGCCGACGATTTGCATGGTGGAACAAAGTAGAGAACGAGCAAAACGGCCGGTGATGCAAACAAAAGTTACAAACGGCTCATGCGGCTTCGACAATGACTTGAACAAATAGCTTTGTGATGGCTGTTGGCAGAGAGGAGAACGCGTGTGGCGGAGAATTGATCGAAGAACTAAAattggcggcggctagggttagGGTTTTTATGATGGTTTCTTgaggatgaagaagatgaatagtgtCTCACGCTTCATGAGgtctatttaaggaaaaaatatatataataattactattatttttcttttctttttccttattcttttccAAAACCAAATAAATCTCATacattctctctcttcatttaaaaccaaTCAAATCTCCTTTCTAAACTCAAaaattctctctcttcattaactTTACCTATCACATCATCACCTTTAtctactttttctcttcttctcgaaacaatatcaaatttccttaattaattatattattcccACAATAATATAGTTATTCTTATCTTCactaatcaaattaattatatatccACATATATCATTATCCAAAATTCTCTAAACTTCAATCATACAAATCAACCAATAACAATTCAATTTAAACCAAATCTTCCATACCAAAAGTTCCAAAATTCCAAACTAACTAAATATTCtctcaaaaatatttataattaatcctatttcccacaaaatcaaacaatttcaaTCATTGATTCAAATAACacctaaaataatttcaacatggttaaaattaaacttaagataattaaaataaaaaaattaccttattttggggcattacataGTAGTTGGTACTTTGCTTCGGTTCCTAAAATTTATAGTTTAATTTGTAGTTGTTCATAGCCTATATTAGATTGGAGTTCTTAATTTTACCTACTACTGGAAGTTCATTTTACCAATATTGTATACCCAAAAAACATCATTTATCCGATACTTCAATTCAAGCCATTGTCCAAACTATATAAAACATATCcaaaaaattcataaaactttatttattttttgttcttgacgtggatgaacaaaaaaaaaacatgcttacATTCTCTTTTCAGTTCAAACCACTGTCTAAATACATAAAACATAACCACACTCTCTTTTCTCCCAAAAtcttaaaggaaaaaaaatactagaaaaatccaaaagaaaaaaatagcaAAGTATTCACTGTCGTTGACGGGTGGAAGTGTGTGTTCAACAATGGTGCAATAACAGTCAGCGCGCAAGGGGAGGATTCAATCATGGAGGACCAATTTCAATTTAATCTTTTAcagctttttctttttaaaggaCAATAAGGAACAAACTATTGCTGAAAGACTAAGATGGTGATGAGGATTGTGGCTTGGCAAGAGGTCAGAGGAAGAAGGAAAGAAGCCAGAggaagaaggaaagaagaaTTGCAAACCTGAGCTCCCAACTTTCAGTTGTAGTTGCTATTGACCGTCGTAAAGTGTTGAGTCATGAGGGAGAACCAAGCCGTACGTGAGATAaatgaagagaaaaagagaactTTAGGGGTTTTTTATGTGGGGGCAATTTTGACATTTCATGCACTCATTTGTCTTACAATtcttcaatttaaaatttatccCAAAACTCTTTCCTccttccaatattttattttaataaaaaacttGGAGGGGAATTAGAAGGGGGAAAATTTTAGTTAAGCTTTAGCAACATTTGGTATTTGTTGCTAAAACAATTTCATTTTTAGTAACATTATTGTTGTGTTACTAATTCTTTTAGTGGTGCAAGTTAAAAACATATTgctaataataatcttttgtgacatgttttttttttctttttgcatcgCTATAAACAAACTTTTACTGACAAAAATTAGCTGCGCTATTAAAACTTTGTCACTGAATAGTGAAATTCTTGTAGTGGTTACAATTTCTTTCATTATTTCTCATGTGCTTTTCTTATTCTTCATTCTCTAATTTTTTTCGTTATGCagttttttaataaaaattagtGTTTTTGATGAAGAACAAGAGGAAGAAACAAGAACGAGGAGGTTGAAGCAAGAGGATGAATttgaatgaagaaaaaaattcaaagagaaAAAACTTATAGTTGTGTCCATTGAGAAACTATAAAAATGAGCTAGAGCTAGAACGAGAAGCAAAAATTCATCAGGTCTGCCTTCATGAGCGGTTTgag
It includes:
- the LOC127149561 gene encoding uncharacterized protein LOC127149561, which encodes MYEIERLKKLGATVFEGSTDPTDTEVWLNMLEKCFDVMSCTQERKVRLATFLLQKEAEGWWKSIIARRNDARTLDWQTFRGIFEEKYYPTTYCEAKRDEFLKLKQRSLSVAEYERKYIELSRYAEMIVASESDRCRRFERGLRFEIRTSVTAIAKWTNFSQLVETALRVEQSIVEEKLAMELSRGVSTTSGIRGREQQRFTPGVNVSGCQDFKRRSGGKPLRQMSSGSAYQRQSQRVFSQSANSVARSRTGQESVASESKRTPCVSCGKSHRGQCLIGTGVCYQCGQIGHFKRDCPQLRVAVRRDQGVESHTVEQPRISTATGKGTSGTR